The Ammospiza caudacuta isolate bAmmCau1 chromosome 17, bAmmCau1.pri, whole genome shotgun sequence genome has a segment encoding these proteins:
- the LOC131565152 gene encoding acyl-coenzyme A synthetase ACSM3, mitochondrial-like gives MRTFLKSWIPQCLWILRSPSRTFHGNIRLLTSSIVSHFESIIQGEKEVPEYFNFASDVLDKWTQLEKEGRKPANPAFWWVSDKGEEVKWSFEELGSLSKKAANVLSEACGLQRGDRIVAILPRVPEWWLLNVACIRAGIVLFPGTTQLTAKDILYRLQTSKAKCIVTNDALAPAVESVLSDTQFLKTKLIVGQGSRDGWLNFKELLAAASAEHICTKTRSNDPMTVYFTSGTTGFPKMVLHSYCSYGIGFVTTGRRWLGLGPSDIMWNTSDTGWAKSAYSSVFSPWICGACVFIHHMPVFQPEIIGTTLSKYPITAFCTAPTGFRLLVQHDMSRYKFLSLKHCVTAGEALNPEVFSQWKAQTGVDIYEGYGQSETVALCANVKGMKIKPGSLGKPVPPFDVQIVDEQGAVVPQGEEGTIAVRVKPKRPFCLFSEYLDNPEKTAATLCGDFYLTGDRGFMDEEGYIWFVGRADDIINSAGYRIGPFEVESALIEHPAVVEAAVVSSPDPVRGEVVKAFVVLAPLYESHDQKKLADELQQHVKKVTAPYKYPRKVEFVKELPKTVTGKIQRNVLRSKEWGKA, from the exons ATGAGGACATTTCTTAAATCCTGGATTCCTCAGTGTTTGTGGATTCTCAGGTCACCTTCCAGAACATTCCATGGAAACATCAGGCTTCTTACATCTTCGATAGTTTCCCATTTTGAATCTATAATCCAGGGTGAAAAGGAAGTGCCAGAATATTTCAACTTTGCAAGTGATGTCTTAGATAAGTGGACACAACTGGAAAAG GAGGGAAGAAAACCAGCAAATCCAGCTTTTTGGTGGGTCAGTGATAAGGGAGAGGAGGTGAAGTGGAGCTTTGAGGAGttgggctctctgtccaagaagGCAGCCAATGTCCTTTCTGAGGCCTGTGGTTTGCAGAGAGGAGACAGAATTGTGGCAATTCTGCCTCGTGTTCCTGAGTGGTGGCTCCTGAACGTGGCCTGCATACGAGCAG GAATTGTCCTTTTTCCAGGAACAACCCAACTAACTGCCAAAGACATCTTATACCGACTCCAGACTTCAAAGGCCAAGTGCATTGTTACCAATGATGCCCTGGCACCTGCAGTGGAATCTGTCCTGTCTGACACCCAGTTCCTGAAAACCAAACTCATTGTaggccaggggagcagggatgggtggcTGAACTTCAAAGAACTCCTTGC GGCTGCATCTGCTGAACATATATGTACGAAGACGAGGAGTAACGACCCAATGACTGTGTATTTTACCAGCGGAACTACAGGCTtcccaaaaatggtgctgcaTTCCTACTGCAGTTACGGCATTGGATTTGTAACCACTGGCAG GCGTTGGCTGGGCTTGGGTCCTTCAGATATCATGTGGAATACCTCTGATACTGGCTGGGCAAAATCAGCCTACAGCAGTGTTTTTTCACCATGGATCTGTGGAGCCTGTGTCTTTATACACCATATGCCAGTGTTTCAACCAGAAATTATTGGAACT ACTCTCTCAAAATATCCCATCACCGCCTtctgcacagctcccactgGGTTCCGCCTGCTGGTCCAACATGACATGAGCAG GTACAAGTTCCTGAGTCTGAAGCACTGTGTAACTGCAGGGGAAGCTCTCAATCCTGAAGTGTTTTCCCAGTGGAAAGCCCAGACAGGTGTGGATATCTATGAAGGATATGGCCAGAGTGAAACA GTGGCACTTTGTGCCAATGtaaaaggaatgaaaattaaACCTGGCTCTTTGGGAAAACCTGTTCCCCCTTTTGATGTGCAG ATCGTAGATGAGCAAGGGGCCGTGGTGCCTCAAGGAGAAGAGGGCACCATTGCTGTCCGGGTGAAGCCCAAACGGCCCTTCTGTCTGTTCTCCGAGTACTTG GATAATCCAGAGAAAACTGCTGCCACTCTGTGTGGAGATTTTTATCTCACTGGAGACAGAGGCTTTATGGATGAAGAGGGATATATCTGGTTTGTTGGAAGAGCTGATGATATCATTAACTCTGCTGG gtACCGCATTGGCCCCTTTGAGGTGGAGAGTGCATTGATAGAGCACCCAGCAGTGGTGGAGGCGGCTGTGGTCAGCAGTCCCGACCCAGTGCGAGGGGAG GTGGTCAAAGCTTTTGTTGTTTTAGCTCCTCTCTATGAATCACATGATCAAAAAAAATTAGCTGATGAGCTTCAACAACATGTCAAGAAGGTGACTGCACCATACAAGTATCCAAGGAAG GTGGAGTTTGTTAAGGAGCTGCCAAAGACAGTAACTGGGAAAATCCAGAGAAATGTTCTAAGGAGCAAAGAGTGGGGAAAAGCATAA